One Gossypium hirsutum isolate 1008001.06 chromosome A11, Gossypium_hirsutum_v2.1, whole genome shotgun sequence genomic window carries:
- the LOC107958308 gene encoding uncharacterized protein, whose amino-acid sequence MAGGMIENAVRGGKIEGEVAKRSTPRRKDNEPPYPKWYDANAKCEYHAGISGHSIENYTGFKKVVERLIKMGVVKFDSTPNTENSLPDHGNQGVNAIDKIKKGNVKEDIAEVKTPMKVIWEEMMKREFKAMVQGLMVNKELQVSEGSSCERQICVLENERQETHRLRIIISLPGNNEAMSQTGPKIVIHKPNPFPYNDDRSVPWSYDCNITIPEGESIASAARGAQNKGSHTRSGKRYDRGNIRVEPAKTKDVEVEREKETEVSINEPVKEEEAKEFLKFLKHSEYNMVEQLRKQPARISVLALLLSSEVHRDALLKLDRLVNNINADNFIYFNGDEIPPGGIGSTKALHITTRCKGYTLSSVLVDNGSALNVLPLSTLNRLPIDSSHMKTCHNVVRAFDGTERKVMGRIDIPLEIGANTYEVDFLLVIDGRLITINAEEDIIAVVTSRVPYVEANEEAIEFSFRSLEVINSTFILERSEVPVPKMSRATRMALQMMMGKGALPGKGLGRQLQGGVQIPKLFEKKDRFGLGFRLDHKHKRQEIEKHQVRRNTSLNGREVEWEPMTFSPISKSFKSGGLLVEESHQINAVHNKGWEQGNLKGICPYESGSSLNNWTAEDLPVVFRNFSESLDINDLSADTTAPNFSSEQDTCLEEPQDFEDVQDCDVSLDLLRMRINLRSKFDVPVFGGEQIEDIDMTVKKIEDYDRSNLVFL is encoded by the exons ATGGCGGGTGGGATGATTGAAAATGCCGTGAGGGGCGGAAAAATTGAAGGGGAAGTGGCTAAAAGATCGACCCCAAGgagaaaagacaatgag CCACCataccctaaatggtatgatgcaaatgctaaatgCGAATATCACGCGGGAATATCGGGGCATTCAATTGAAAACTACACTGGGTTCAAGAAGGTTGTGGAGAGGCTCATCAAAATGGGGGTGGTGAAATTTGATAGTACCCCTAATACTGAAAATTCGTTACCAGAtcatggcaatcaaggagtgaatgccatcgataaaataaagaaaggaaaTGTCAAGGAAGATATTGCTGAGGTGAAGACACCTATGAAAGTAATATGGGAGGAGATGATGAAAAGAG AGTTCAAGGCTATGGTACAAGGCCTTATGGTTAACAAAGAACTACAAGTTTCTGAGGGTAGTTCTTGTGAAAGACAAATATGTGTGCTGGAGAATGAACGACAAGAAACCCACCGACTGAGAATTATTATTTCTTTGCCAGGGAATAATGAGGCGATGTCGCAAACTGGGCCCAAAATAGTCATTCATAAACCCAATCCTTTCCCTTACAATGATGATAGGAGCGTGCCATGGAGCTATGACTGCAATATAACAATACCTGAGGGGGAGAGTATAGCTAGCGCGGCTAGAGGCGCACAAAATAAAGGTTCCCATACACGAAGTGGGAAACGTTATGACAGGGGGAACATCAGAGTGGAGCCTGCAAAGACGAAAGATGTCGAGGTTGAAAGGGAAAAGGAGACTGAAGTATCCATCAATGAGCCAGTAAAGGAAGAAGAAGCTAAGGAGTTTCTAAAATTCCTGAAACATAGCGAGTATAACATGGTCGAGCAGTTGCGCAAGCAACCGGCACGTATATCAGTGTTAGCCCTACTCCTGAGTTCAGAGGTGCATCGGGATGCGTTGTTAAAG CTGGACCGGTTAGTAAACAACATCAATGCTGATAATTTTATCTACTTCAATGGTGATGAAATTCCACCcgggggcatagggtcaaccaagGCCTTGCATATCACTACTCGGTGCAAGGGATACACGCTTTCAAGTGTACTTGTTGATAATGGGTCTGCTTTGAATGTCCTTCCATTATCCACATTAAACAGATTACCTATTGACAGTTCGCATATGAAGACATGTCACAATGTAGTGAGAGCCTTTGATGGAACTGAAAGGAAAGTGATGGGACGAATTGACATCCCTCTAGAGATTGGAGCGaatacatatgaagttgatttcttg ttagtgatAGATGGACgcttaataaccatcaatgcggaggaGGACATCATAGCGGTAGTCACCAGCAGGGTCCCTTATGTTGAGGCCAATGAAGAGGCTATTGAGTTTTCTTTCCGCTCTTTAGAAGTCATTAATTCCACCTTCATTTTGGAAAGAAGTGAGGTGCCGGTACCCAAAATGTCTAGAGCCACGAGGATGGCCCTGCAAATGATGATGGGGAAGGGAGCATTGCCAGGAAAAGGGTTAGGAAGACAGTTGCAAGGAGgggttcaaatcccaaaactgTTTGAGAAGAAAGATCGATTTGGTTTGGGTTTCAGACTAGACCATAAGCACAAGAGGCAGGAGATTGAGAAGCATCAAGTAAGAAGAAATACGAGTCTAAACggaagagaagtggagtgggagCCGATGACATTCTcacctatatccaaatcctttaagtcAGGAGGATTACTGGTAGAAGAAAGTCATCAAATCAATGCTGTACACAATAAGGGATGGGAGCAAGGAAACCTCAAAGGCATTTGCCCTTACGAATCGGGGAgttctctgaacaattggactgcggaagacctTCCTGttgtctttaggaatttttcaga gtccctagatatcaatgatttGAGCGCTGATACTACAGCTCCTAATTTCTCTAGCGAGCAAGACACGtgtttagaggaacctcaggattttgaagatgttcaagattgtgatGTATCTCttgatctgttaagaatg agaatcAATCTAAGAAGCAAATTTGATGTCCCTGTgttcggcggagagcagatcgaagatatcgaCATGACAGTCAAGAAGATTGAAGACTATGATcggtcaaatttggtctttctatgA